The Panicum virgatum strain AP13 chromosome 6K, P.virgatum_v5, whole genome shotgun sequence nucleotide sequence CACGCCGGGTCTATGATACATCATCCATTTTAGAAATCACATACATATGCCTATTCGTACGCGTTGCACTACTTGCCTTCAAATATGAAACAGAAAAAGAACGGTCAAGCAGCTGCCAAGGCCAGGGCCAGGGCCAGGACCAGGATATAATACTGAGGCATCTCCCATCAAAACAAATCATTCAAGAATTATGAATCGACAATATCCTGGATAAGTTACTCTGCAGGGAGAAACACATACAGGGGAAACCAAAAAGACACTGACAAACTGTTAAcacaaaacaagaaaaaggtgGAAATGGTAAGTTCTCTTGATAATCGCATCATATGCCAGTGAGTGAATCGGGCACATATGGAAAGGTAAGGTGCTAAGGATGCTGCTACGCCTACGTAAGCTGATTAAACAAACAAAACTAGAAAGTTCTCTAAACTAagaacagataactaaaccctTTCATGTAATCCTTTCACTCCAAACTTAACCTTAAACTTTCTACATAAAACATTCCAGTTCTATGGATGCCTAAGAGTGACTGAACTGAACAGGTAGCAGGGCGACACTGAATTTATATAGCGTTCAACGCAGAGGAGCAACAGACACCCACGCACGCAGGGCGTTCGACAAAATGGGAAATGAAAGGCGGCACCTTGATGCCAGGGAACGACATCCCGAGCTCCTCCTCGGGGATGACGACGGGCCACGTCTCCCCGCCGTCGCGGAACATCTGCTCGGTGTCGATGAGCCGGCCCCGGGCCAGGATCTGGTCCCGGATGCCCTGCGCGGTGGCGCCCTCCGCGGCGACGACGGCCTCCTCGGCGCCGTTGAGATAGGTTACGAGGacccgcggcggctgcggcttggGGTCCGCCGACGCAGGCGGggccgggaggcggcggagctcgacggagcaggccgggttggagtccttggccttGCGGCCGTTGCACTGCGCCAGgagctccaccgccgcggcctTCCGCGGGTCCAGCGGGCAGTATTCCACCACCACCTTGGAAAGGAACTTGAGCATCTttcctctcgccgccggcgccgccgcttcgcTTCGCTTCGTCCCCGAATGTCTTTGGTGGCGGCGCGAGATTTTGGGCTTGGGTTGGATGCTTGGTTCTCCCAGGAGGCCCAGGGCATGTCGTGGGTATTGGGGCCGAAAGACCGAACGGAGGCCCTGTTTGCTGGGTTttctaagaaaaaaaatgtaaaggTCAATCCTTAGAGAAAGTCCTAAAAAACTCCACATTCAAAACGAAGTCCCGAAAAATCTGGTATCCGTGCCATATAATTGAACAGACGGAAAAGAAAAATCTCCTGCAAGTTTGCAACTTTGCCCATCACTTGCACTTGCACGTGATGTGTTGAGAGCTAGAGATGCACAAGAATAGGAAAATGGAGGTTTCAGTGAAGTGTATGATATCCATCTTTCTTAATTTATATATAGAAATAAAACATCAGATCCACTTGAAGCATTCGCGGAGTAGACGGACACATGGACACACAGACTGAGACTAGGCGGAGTAGAGCTCCGGCCTGGACAGCCTCGGGGTCGGCACGGCCACCAGCGGCGTGGCCTTCTTCATCACGATCGCGAACCTTTCCTCCATGTCCAGCCGCGCTCCCGCCGGCAGCTCCCAGTCGAACGCCTGCAGCAGCATGGCCAGCGAGTAGGCCGTCATGCGGTCGGCCATGGCGATCCCCGCGCAGATCCTGCGTCCGGACCCGAACGGCAGGTAGTCCAAAGTCCAGCTtccgcccgtcgccgccgccggggaggaacCGCTCCGGGACGAACTCCGCCGGGTCCTCCCACACCGCGGGGTCCCTCATGATGGCCCACACGTTGACGAACACGCGGCTGCCCGCCGGGACGCGGTAGTCGGCGacggtggcgtcggcgtcggggcAGTGCGGCACCATGAGCGGCAGCGCCGGGTGCAGCCGCAGCGTCTCCTTGAGCACGGCGTGCAGGTAGGGCAGCTGCGGGAGGTGCGCCTCCTCCACGACGGCATCCCGGCCCACCACCCCGTCCAGCTCCTCCCGCACCTTGGCCAGCAGCCGCGGCGCCCGCatgagctccgccatggcccacTCCACGGTGTTGGACGTGGTCTCCGTGCCGCCGACCACCATGTCCATGAGCAGGGCCTTGACGTTGGTCATGGTGAAGGCGGCCTTGCCGTCGCCGCCTTCCTTCTCGAGCTTGAGCATGTACTCCAGGAAgtccggcgccgccgggggcTCGCCGTCGGCCTGGTCGGCCCTGACCCTCTGGTCGATGATCCTGGCGAACATCTGGTTGAAGCGCTCCTTGAGTACGTCGGACTTTCTGCGGATGCCCTGCAGGTCGAAGCGCGCGAGCGCCGGGAAGAAGTCGGAGACGTTGGGCGCGCCGAGCATGTCGGTGATCTCGGCGACGAGGTGGCGGAACTCCTTGCCGACCTTGGCGCGCTCGGCGTCGCTGCCGATGGTGCCCCCCCAGAGCGTGGCGGTGATGACGTTCATGGTGGCGAGGAACATCTGCGCGCCGACGtcgacgggggcggcggcggcggcctgcgcgtgGAGGTGGCGGAGCGTGGCCCGGAACTCGCGGTCCCGGAGCGCGCGCACGGCGTCGAGCCCCGCGGGGCTGAGCATCTCCCGGACGCAgacccggcggaggaggcgccaGGTGGGGCCGACGGGGTTCCAGACGATGTTCTGGCCGCCGCCGTAGGAGATGGAGCGCGCGGCGTCGGGGACGTCGCGGCCGGAGAAGAGCAGGTCCTGGTCGCGGAGCACCTCCCGGGCGAGGGCGGGGGAGGTGACGACGACGCCGAGCTTGGAGCCGAGgcggatggagaagatggggccgtaccgggcggcgaggcgcgcgAAGTAGGCGTGCAGCTGCGGGTCCAGCGACGGCAGGCTGCCCACGAGCGGCAGGCCCCTCGGCCCCGGCGGAAgggtgttgctgttgttgccgcggcggcgcagggcggcgaggTAGAGGAGCGCGAGCGCGGCAGTGGAGTCCATGGCCAGCGCAGGTCAACGCGCTCACGGTGCTTCCGGCTTCCGGGAGAGACAGAGGCTGGGAGCTAGGGATGTGTCATGCAGGGTTCAAACTTTCCGGCGGAAAACCGCCGGAAAACCGGAAAATTTTCCGTTTCCGTTAGTAGCCGGAAAATGAAATTCCGATATTTTTCGCAATTTTccgttttcaaatttaaaaattcaaaaatatttgtaaaaaattgggaaaaaatatgataaaaaactaggtgttcttctgagcaaataggactagaacacactcaaatctaaaatcatttgctaggctaaaattgcATTTTAGTTGAAAAACAAGGTTATTTGTAGTCTAATGAGGTAGGATTTATAGCTTTTTAATATCCGTACTATCAATGGGTTAAAAGAATATACCTTTTGAATGGAATGAGAGGTCTCCTTTATTTATCCTTACACTTTCATCATATCTTCATTAATTATTAAGTACTACGTGATATACATAAACATTGTTTATTGGATTGAACTTGGGTTTTTATATAGACTATGCAATTTatgtattataaacttataTTATGGTCTAT carries:
- the LOC120713586 gene encoding flavonoid 3'-monooxygenase CYP75B137-like, with product MDSTAALALLYLAALRRRGNNSNTLPPGPRGLPLVGSLPSLDPQLHAYFARLAARYGPIFSIRLGSKLGVVVTSPALAREVLRDQDLLFSGRDVPDAARSISYGGGQNIVWNPVGPTWRLLRRVCVREMLSPAGLDAVRALRDREFRATLRHLHAQAAAAAPVDVGAQMFLATMNVITATLWGGTIGSDAERAKVGKEFRHLVAEITDMLGAPNVSDFFPALARFDLQGIRRKSDVLKERFNQMFARIIDQRVRADQADGEPPAAPDFLEYMLKLEKEGGDGKAAFTMTNVKALLMDMVVGGTETTSNTVEWAMAELMRAPRLLAKVREELDGVVGRDAVVEEAHLPQLPYLHAVLKETLRLHPALPLMVPHCPDADATVADYRVPAGSRVFVNVWAIMRDPAVWEDPAEFVPERICAGIAMADRMTAYSLAMLLQAFDWELPAGARLDMEERFAIVMKKATPLVAVPTPRLSRPELYSA
- the LOC120713762 gene encoding uncharacterized protein LOC120713762; its protein translation is MLKFLSKVVVEYCPLDPRKAAAVELLAQCNGRKAKDSNPACSVELRRLPAPPASADPKPQPPRVLVTYLNGAEEAVVAAEGATAQGIRDQILARGRLIDTEQMFRDGGETWPVVIPEEELGMSFPGIKPRKAEDKPQA